The Vicia villosa cultivar HV-30 ecotype Madison, WI linkage group LG1, Vvil1.0, whole genome shotgun sequence genome includes a region encoding these proteins:
- the LOC131625118 gene encoding beta carbonic anhydrase 5, chloroplastic-like isoform X1, protein MAFPPSISLPSDPFALKLLPLSRISVPAQITAKIELTQLISLRRSKCSSLKASMGSPGFTQQLNNSKLESLAEVKDGRDDIFNDLKDRFLSFKKDVYMKNPELSESLAKVQVPKFMVIACADSRVCPSSILGFQPGEAFTIRNIANLVPTFESGPTEVNAALEFAVNTLLVENILVIGHSCCGGIRALMGMEDDGTTGYVILVILVPFLSLVNVFEYFHFPCRFIKSWVVNAKNAKVKTKAVASTLDFDSQCKHCEKVSINHTLVNLLSYPWIKEKVEKEELSIHGGYYDFTDCSFEKWTLDYRGTELEENGRIATKDEVFWS, encoded by the exons ATGGCGTTTCCTCCTTCAATCTCTCTTCCCTCTGATCCATTCGCCTTAAAGCTTCTTCCTTTATCAAGG ATCTCTGTTCCTGCGCAAATTACAGCGAAAATTGAGCTGACCCAGTTGATATCTTTAAG GAGAAGTAAGTGTTCTAGTTTAAAGGCTTCGATGGGGTCTCCGGGATTTACCCAACAGCTTAATAACAGCAAGTTAGAGAGTTTGGCTGAAGTTAAAGACGGTCGTGATGATATATTTAATGATCTGAAGGATAGATTTTTAAGTTTTAAGAAGGATGTATACAT GAAAAATCCGGAACTGTCTGAAAGTCTCGCCAAGGTTCAAGTACCTAAG TTCATGGTTATTGCATGTGCAGATTCCAGGGTATGTCCCTCCAGTATTTTGGGATTTCAGCCCGGAGAAGCATTCACAATCCGCAATATTGCTAATTTGGTTCCTACCTTTGAG AGTGGACCCACCGAAGTAAACGCTGCATTAGAATTTGCGGTAAACACCCTTCTG GTTGAGAACATCTTAGTAATTGGCCACAGCTGCTGCGGCGGTATACGCGCTCTTATGGGCATGGAAGATGACGGCACTACAGGGTACGTAATTCTAGTCATTCTTGTTCCTTTTCTATCTTTAGTAAATGTGTTCGAATATTTTCATTTTCCTTGTAGGTTTATAAAAAGTTGGGTTGTTAATGCAAAGAATGCGAAAGTAAAAACCAAGGCTGTTGCTTCCACCCTCGACTTTGATAGCCAGTGCAAACATTGTGAAAAG GTATCAATTAACCATACCTTAGTAAACCTACTTAGTTACCCTTGGATTAAAGAGAAGGTGGAGAAAGAAGAACTCTCTATTCACGGTGGTTACTATGACTTTACCGACTGTTCATTTGAGAAATGGACATTGGACTATCGGGGAACCGAACTCGAGGAAAATGGAAGAATTGCTACAAAAGATGAAGTTTTTTGGTCCTGA
- the LOC131598524 gene encoding uncharacterized protein LOC131598524, whose product MSLACEVTPTNMKLGMLRINSSILEVIREGQKIDLSLVDWLLLINQGNEGDFRVDENGEMRFRDRVFIPDVPELMKSTLEEGHRSGLSIHPDATKMYQDLKKLFWWFSLLKTAKGNDSIWVIVDRLTKSTHFLLMRINHSLQRLMQMYIEEIVRLHGISSSIVSDRDPRFTSRFW is encoded by the exons ATGAGTTTAGCGTGTGAAGTGACTCCTACCAATATGAAGTTGGGAATGTTGAGGATAAATAGTAGTATTCTTGAAgtgatcagagaaggtcagaaaatTGATTTGAGTTTGGTTGACTGGTTGCtactgattaaccaaggtaatgAGGGTGATTTCCGAGTTGATGAGAATGGTGAGATGAGGTTTAGAGATAGAGTGTTTATTCCTGATGTACCAGAACTTATGAAGAGTACTCTTGAGGAAGGACATCGAAGTGGTCTAAGTATTCATCCCGATGCAACAAAAATGTATCAGGACTTGAAGAAATTGTTTTGGTGGTTCA GTTTATTGAAGACTGCTAAGGGCAATGATTCAATTTGGGTGATAGTGGATAGATTGACTAAATCGACTCACTTCTTATTGATGAGGATCAATCATTCCTTGCAGAGGTTAATGCAGATGTATATCGAAGAGATTGTGAGGTTACATGGTATATCTTCGAGTATTgtttcagatagagatccaaggtttacatcaagGTTCTGGTAA
- the LOC131625118 gene encoding beta carbonic anhydrase 5, chloroplastic-like isoform X2 encodes MAFPPSISLPSDPFALKLLPLSRISVPAQITAKIELTQLISLRRSKCSSLKASMGSPGFTQQLNNSKLESLAEVKDGRDDIFNDLKDRFLSFKKDVYMKNPELSESLAKVQVPKFMVIACADSRVCPSSILGFQPGEAFTIRNIANLVPTFESGPTEVNAALEFAVNTLLVENILVIGHSCCGGIRALMGMEDDGTTGFIKSWVVNAKNAKVKTKAVASTLDFDSQCKHCEKVSINHTLVNLLSYPWIKEKVEKEELSIHGGYYDFTDCSFEKWTLDYRGTELEENGRIATKDEVFWS; translated from the exons ATGGCGTTTCCTCCTTCAATCTCTCTTCCCTCTGATCCATTCGCCTTAAAGCTTCTTCCTTTATCAAGG ATCTCTGTTCCTGCGCAAATTACAGCGAAAATTGAGCTGACCCAGTTGATATCTTTAAG GAGAAGTAAGTGTTCTAGTTTAAAGGCTTCGATGGGGTCTCCGGGATTTACCCAACAGCTTAATAACAGCAAGTTAGAGAGTTTGGCTGAAGTTAAAGACGGTCGTGATGATATATTTAATGATCTGAAGGATAGATTTTTAAGTTTTAAGAAGGATGTATACAT GAAAAATCCGGAACTGTCTGAAAGTCTCGCCAAGGTTCAAGTACCTAAG TTCATGGTTATTGCATGTGCAGATTCCAGGGTATGTCCCTCCAGTATTTTGGGATTTCAGCCCGGAGAAGCATTCACAATCCGCAATATTGCTAATTTGGTTCCTACCTTTGAG AGTGGACCCACCGAAGTAAACGCTGCATTAGAATTTGCGGTAAACACCCTTCTG GTTGAGAACATCTTAGTAATTGGCCACAGCTGCTGCGGCGGTATACGCGCTCTTATGGGCATGGAAGATGACGGCACTACAGG GTTTATAAAAAGTTGGGTTGTTAATGCAAAGAATGCGAAAGTAAAAACCAAGGCTGTTGCTTCCACCCTCGACTTTGATAGCCAGTGCAAACATTGTGAAAAG GTATCAATTAACCATACCTTAGTAAACCTACTTAGTTACCCTTGGATTAAAGAGAAGGTGGAGAAAGAAGAACTCTCTATTCACGGTGGTTACTATGACTTTACCGACTGTTCATTTGAGAAATGGACATTGGACTATCGGGGAACCGAACTCGAGGAAAATGGAAGAATTGCTACAAAAGATGAAGTTTTTTGGTCCTGA
- the LOC131598517 gene encoding uncharacterized protein LOC131598517, which translates to MQTPLEHSGHTPSTCISSSRRHRDDGEADTGSLVPPPDGAGSPVVPPDGVDLLHEDADAHEGYLGVPSDLSLLAGYIDHIARHVWNREDRVSLKFNNHGRNILSLQQPVEPWFQDVLTVSRLKDLCQIGYPTIHNGISRLKDLCQIGYLTIYNVMLMEFAER; encoded by the exons ATGCAGACACCTTTGGAGCATAGTGGACACACGCCTTCCACTTGTATTTCTTCATCCAGGAGGCATCGGGATGACGGTGAGG CCGATACTGGATCTCTTGTGCCACCTCCTGATGGTGCTGGTTCTCCTGTGGTACCTCCTGATGGTGTTGACCTATTGCATGAGGATGCTGATGCGCATGAGGGTTACCTAGGGGTTCCTTCCGATTTATCCCTATTGGCAGGGTACATTGATCATATCGCCAGACATGTTTGGAACAGAGAG gATAGGGTTTCCCTGAAGTTCAATAACCACGGACGAAATATTTtatctctgcagcagcctgtagAGCCTTGGTTCCAGGATGTCCTCACAGTATCTAGGTTGAAGGACTTATGTCAGATCGGGTACCCCACTATACACAACGGGATATCTAGGTTGAAGGACCTATGTCAGATCGGGTACCTCACTATATACAACGTGATGCTTATGGAATTTGCGGAGAGATGA